A section of the Rossellomorea marisflavi genome encodes:
- a CDS encoding putative glycolipid-binding domain-containing protein: MIRWKNQREEIEELSLAEKDGCITIQSTVHRSAGEIHYSLELDPSWTFRKGAFHIGDRSLTLHADGFGSWSDGEHGPIEELTGAIDIDISCTPFTNSLPINRMEWVQGRTVSMDVVYMSAPDLTFRKVNQHYTLLRESNGIREFLYQSPTYESSIFVDRKGLVVDYPDLFLRI, from the coding sequence ATGATCCGCTGGAAAAATCAACGTGAAGAAATCGAAGAACTCTCCCTCGCTGAAAAGGACGGGTGCATCACCATACAGAGCACGGTGCATCGCTCAGCAGGGGAGATTCACTACAGCCTGGAACTGGATCCATCCTGGACGTTCAGAAAAGGGGCTTTCCATATAGGTGACCGGTCCCTGACCCTACATGCCGACGGATTTGGAAGCTGGTCCGACGGGGAACACGGGCCCATCGAGGAGCTGACCGGAGCCATCGATATCGACATCTCCTGCACCCCTTTCACCAACTCCCTCCCCATCAATCGAATGGAGTGGGTGCAGGGCCGAACCGTGAGCATGGACGTCGTCTACATGTCAGCTCCCGACCTGACCTTCCGGAAGGTCAACCAGCATTACACCCTTCTCCGGGAGTCAAACGGTATCAGGGAATTCCTTTATCAAAGCCCCACCTATGAATCCAGTATCTTTGTAGATAGGAAAGGGCTGGTGGTGGACTATCCCGATTTGTTCCTGAGAATCTAG
- a CDS encoding class I SAM-dependent methyltransferase yields MKKNLSTDEAIERWNEHAEAFTAGYTEEGDRSRRILLNPAIFSLLGHVEGTEILDAGCGEGYLSRLLERKGAHVTAVDYSTEMLKLAKAKATESSGIRYHHGNCENLNFLEDRMFDTIVSNMVIQDLEDHTAALRECFRLLRDGGTLVFSILHPCFITPGSGWIRDGRGKKEAWRVSGYFLEGVYEQAFPEEAENKVVFYHRSLTTYMTAIREVGFEMDEMVEPRPSDELVREDPEYREDLIHPNFLVFKLRKGKRDMSWCPGL; encoded by the coding sequence TTGAAAAAGAATCTATCAACAGACGAAGCGATCGAGCGGTGGAATGAGCACGCGGAGGCATTCACGGCAGGCTACACGGAGGAAGGGGACCGGAGCAGGAGGATCCTCTTGAATCCCGCGATCTTCTCCCTTCTCGGGCATGTAGAAGGGACGGAGATCCTCGATGCAGGCTGCGGGGAAGGGTATTTGAGCCGGCTCCTCGAACGGAAGGGGGCCCATGTGACGGCCGTGGATTATTCGACGGAAATGCTCAAGCTTGCCAAAGCGAAGGCAACGGAATCTTCCGGGATCCGCTACCACCACGGAAACTGTGAGAATCTGAATTTCCTGGAGGATCGGATGTTTGATACGATCGTGTCCAATATGGTCATTCAAGATCTTGAAGATCACACGGCGGCTCTCAGGGAATGCTTCCGGCTCCTGAGAGATGGCGGGACCCTCGTCTTTTCGATCCTCCACCCGTGCTTTATTACACCCGGAAGTGGATGGATCCGGGATGGACGGGGTAAAAAGGAAGCATGGCGAGTATCCGGATACTTCCTTGAAGGAGTCTATGAACAGGCGTTTCCCGAAGAGGCCGAGAACAAAGTGGTTTTTTACCATAGGAGCCTGACCACGTACATGACTGCCATCAGGGAAGTAGGTTTCGAGATGGATGAAATGGTCGAACCGAGGCCGTCGGATGAACTCGTTAGGGAGGATCCTGAGTACAGGGAAGACCTGATCCACCCGAATTTCCTCGTATTCAAGCTGAGAAAGGGGAAAAGGGACATGAGCTGGTGTCCTGGGCTGTAA